Within Larus michahellis chromosome 22, bLarMic1.1, whole genome shotgun sequence, the genomic segment CCGGGCAGCCCTCGGGGCTCCTCTGGCGAGGGGCGGGGgacaggggcagcagggcagagagcagcGTCCCCGGCGAGGGCAGCAGGTCCAGGGCGGGCAGGGAGACGCCGAGGGGCAGCGGGAGCAGAGAGGCCgccagcagggagggcaggctgggccCCTCGGGGTCTCCCCCGCAGGCTGGGGGGTGCTGGCCCAGGGCTAGCGAGAAGGGCAGGGTGGCCAGGAGGAGGCCCGGTGGCAGGGAGCCCCCCAGTGCCAGCGCCTGCTCCTGCCCCGCCAAGGCTACGGGTTTGGTCGCAGGGGGCAGCGGGCAGCCCGgcgcccccccagcacccccctcccgATTACTGCCAGCCCCTGGGGCCACAGCGCCTTTGGGGACACCTGGAGAAGCTGCAGCAcctgcaggggacagggcagagcaCGGGGCTGCCACGGCCACGTCCGCAGCAGGCCCACGGACGCAAACCACCCCCATCCTGCCAGACCCACGCATCCCACCGGAACGATCCCGCAGCCGGGTCCCACCACATCCCACACGAACCACAGCCACGTCCCACCGGGTCCCACCACATCCCGGCGAGATCCAGGATCGCATCCTACCAGGTCCCACCACCCGCAGCACGGACCCACGGCCACCTCCCACTGCGTCCCACCGCCTCCCGGCCCAGCCCCATGGACGCAGGGGGCTCTCTCGGGGCAGGAACCTCCCCAGCACCgctgctgcagccaccccagGGTGGGGTCcgtcccccctgctccccaccagctgCCTGGCCCTACGGGTACTGCCCCACATACCTGGGCCACCGGTCAGGCCAGAGGCTTTTGACCGCGGGGAGGTCCCTGAGGTGGGTTCGGAAGATGCTGCCAGCTGCCCGAAGAGACCCAGGAGCTGCCCGCTGACGTCCCGGCCAGGGGGCAGGAGCCCAGTGCCAGGGCAGGGCGAGCCGTTGGTGGCAGGTAGGGGGCCCAGTGGAAGGTTGGACCCCCCTGGACCCCCTTCCCCGGGGTAGCCCTGAGCACCCAGCAGGCTCAGCAGGGCTACCAGAGGCTGCCCGATCACCGCGGGGGGCGTCCCTTTAGGTTCAGGGGGCACCCTGGGAGCTGCCGGCTCTGGGGGGTCGGGGCGCCATCgggcccccctgcccggggcgcACTCAGCCAGGAGAGAGAGCAACGtggcgggggggagcgggcaggggggtAAAGTGCTGGGGGCGGGCGTGAGGtgggggctgcccagctgggccTCGGCGGCCGAGCTcagcaggctgctggcagagaagGGGGGGCTTGTTGGTGGCAGCCCCAAAAAGCCCCCGCCCTCGGGGACAGCGTCTAAGGGCACTGGTGGGTtattgctgctggggctggttaaGGCATCGCTGACTGGAGAATCCACCTCGCCCACCTGGGGGGCACCGGCGGTGGCTGACAGGGACGGCCCCGGCCCTTCTCCAGTGGCCCCCGGCGATGGGCCTGCCCAGTTGCTAGTCCTGCCCGGGGGGCACTGGCTCTGGGCCACGGGGGATCTGGGGGGAGTGGCTGCATCCGGCGGGGGCAAGGGGAGGCCAAAGCAGGGGCTAGTAGGTGAGCAGGCGTCAGGGGTGCCGGCGGCCCCGGGGACGATGCCATGGGGCTGCAGGAAGGGCGAGGCGACGAGCCAGGTCCCCGTGGGGGTAGATGTGGCCTCCGGGGTCTTCGTCCCCAAGGGGACCCTGGGGAAGCTGCCGAGAGCGCCGGGCaggggggtgccggtgctggggaCGGTGGGCGGGTGCCCCTCTGCTGAGAGCAGCGGGGTCAGGCCGGGACCTGCAGGGAACCACGGGGGTCAGGCAGGCACCAGCAGGGCCTGGGCACCCCATCCGAAAACTGGGATGGATTGGGAAGGCGGGGGGGACGGGAAAGATGGCAGGGGGGACAGGATGCGGACAGAGGCAACGGGGGAGCCCTGGGAACTGCGGGGAAAGCAGGAGGGCACCGAGGGGACTAGGGTGGGTGGCGAGAACCCAGGACGTACAAGGGAGACAGGAAGGGTCTGGGACCGGCGAGGCACGACCGGGTGGTGACGGGGACAAGGACAGGACACCAGCGGGgactcgggggaggacgggccaGGAACTAGCGCGGATCCTGGTACCTGTGCCTGGGCGGCAGAGGCCTGGGGGGCCCTCCATGCTGTGGTAGAGCGTAGCCATGGCTGCTGTTTTCCGGCGGTGGTTGCAGAGTTTGGTCATGTCCTGCTGGCCCTGGGCTCCAGGGGCCCCTCGCCCGGCCACTGCTGCCCCGGGGTCGAagttaaatacctgcagggatgggagcaggctGAAAGCGGCGACCAGCCCCCCTGCAGGGGACCCCCAGATCTCACTCCCCCTTCCCGCAGCCAGGACCATCCTtcgcagccccccccaccccccgccatgtCCAGGGGGTGCCCCGGCgcagccctccccgccccccccaccccgccccagaCCTTGTGCATGTCGAGGGGACACTCGAGGCCACACTTGCAGGTCCCGTCGGCCAGGAGGTAGGCGCAGGTCTGCTCCAGTGAGGTCAGCGCCGcgccgctggggctggggggggggggcacagggggtgaggggggggctggggagaggggttAGGGggtgggatggcggggggggggctgctcctACCTGATGTAGCAGACAGAGCCCTCCTCCACCTTGCGCTGCCAGCCCACGGGCACGGGCCCGGCCGACGGGGACGCGGGTCGGTCTGTCCTGGTGCCACCATCGCCGCTGCTCATTGTGGCCCCGCGTCGCACTGACACCTGCGGCGGGcactgccgggggggggtgggggggtgtcacaccGAGAAcgtggcgggggggtggtgggaagcaAACAGGACAACAGGACACAGCAGGACCGGGGGTGCCAGggcactggagggggggggggggcagagccatAAGGCAGCAGCAGGGGTCCTCAGGGGGTGCCCAGGGATATGGAGCGggactggggagagcagctgccccccccccccgccctgttaATCCCGGTGTTTGGGTCGGGAAGGGACAACAGTGACCTACAAACCGCCGTCGAGGAACCACAGTGAAAAGGCCAACAGCTGCCGCGGGGCCTAATCCCGCTGGAGGGGGGGGGCCCGAGGGGACCGGagccgggagggggcggggggggggcacctctCACCTGCTTATCCCTGCGAGCATCTCGGCGTCGAGCCcacgggcggggggcggcggtgcccggcgctgccctggagctgcagggcagagAGGCTCAGCCTGAACTTGGGGGaagccgggggctgggggggggggggccagcaCCCGGGCAGGGCCCCACAGCCGGGTGCGGGGGGGCGCAGAACCCAGGCAGGACCCCACAGCCattgccgggggtgggggggcagcacccgggcagggccccacagccggggggggggcgggcagcagcacccgggcagggcCCCGCAGGCGGGCTcctgtcgttcccccccccccgccccggtcccccaGGCGGTGACACGCAGGTGACCCTCCCCATCGCCCCCGCCCCAGGGGAGGGTAACGAGGGGGCGGCGGGGTCACCGTGTCGtcgcccccccccttccccgaaCACCGGAGGGGGGATGGACACAGGCcaagccccccacagccccccaccgccgctgcagggggaggggagtgagaatggcggggggggggggcgtgacATGCGTGTGTATCCTCAGccagcgggggaggggggaacagggcgccccggccccgcacccaCCTGCGGTCATGGCGGCGGCACCGGGCACCGGGTCCCCGCTTCGGCCCCGCCAGGAAGAGGCGGGACAgcgcgcgcgcgcggcggcggcggcggcggtggggcgggggaaggaggtggggggggggcgatCCCGGCGTGCCTCACGGGGGAAGGGGGGCACCGGGTATGGCCCCCCCACTCCGGCGCCTCACCGGGGCGACGCCGCCCGTGTCCTGGGAAACGCCGGGGCCGTGATGGGGCCGAGGCCGGGGCCGCACCGcgccccggggctggaggaggctgcgGCCGCACAGCCCGGCCCTCCCCCGCCGCGGCGCTGCGGGCCCTTTAAGGCGGGGCGGGGCCGGTTTCCAACCATTGCATCATCCCCCCGCGTGACTCACCCCCACCGGGaccgctccccccctccccgcccctcctCCGCCCGCTCCGATTGGCTGGCACCGCCCCGCGCGTCACGGCGCGGCGGGCGCCGGTTGGCTGCGGCCGGCACGAGCGTTGCGTCAGGCGCGTGAGCCTTAAAAagggggcgcgggcggcggcggcgcggcgggagcggAGCAGCGCGAGGACGATGCGGACGACGATGAGCGGGGGGCAGCGCtcgggccggggccgcggggagccggggccgcccAGGAAGGTGCGGGGGGAGAACCGCCTCTGGGGCCTtgccggggggaggagggacggAAGGACCTcgggggatgctgtggggggaggggggttgctGCCGGGGGCCGGGCTCCGGAGGGAGGGGGGACGGAGGAGCgtcgggggctgggggggatagGACGACGACAGACATACCGGGGGCTGCTGGCGGGGGCGGGACAGTGGGGAGCGgccctcggggcggggggaggaggtgtTGATATCATGCCCATCGGTGCTGGGGGCCCACCGGGGTGCCCGCAGGCCGCCCCCGcggcgcacacaccccccccccggggcagggtaGACCCATATGTTTTCGTCCTCCCTCCCCTGAGCTGGCAGCGCCCCCGAGAGCGGGGTGGGTACTCTGAACCCCTAGGGAACCctctggggggggcgggggagggcaaAGTCTGACTCtgcccctcttcctcccccccccaggcaTCCAGGAGAAAGTGCATCCTTGTCGGCCACCACACCTGAGAGCAGGTAactgtggggggtgggggaagcaccctggggctgctggagacCAGCCCACCCCCCCCTCTGCGGGGAGCGACACCCcagagctgggggtcctggccccccctcaccccctttccccccccagccccgcgctggCCTGGAGGTGACAATGGCAGCCGAGGGGCTGCCTGCGGGGACACCCGCTGgcaccctgcccagctgggagctggaggcCTGGTACCAGGACctgcaggaggtgctggcagcagcGGAGCCCAGTGGGCCCTCTACACCCTGGGGGGCTGAACAGGTGAGATGGGGGGCCGGTGACAGTCcaggtgggtgtggggggggtgacagggcagGGGACACCTATTGACTGGGGCTggctccttctctctccccacagGCTCCGCTGTGGGGCACGGAGGGGGCCGCCGGTGCGGGGCCGGAGGGCTGCGAGCTGGATGCTGCCCTGGctgcggagctgctggagctgctgggaccaGAGAGCACAGCGGGCACGCAGCCAGCAGGACCCCCGGGCTcggcctccagcagcagccccccgccccggccagcTGCGGAGGAGGATGAGGCGGGGGCAGGCACGGGGCGTGGGGTGAAGAGGAAGAGGTGCGGTGGCCCAGCGGCCAGCAGGGAGCTGGCGAAGAGCCGGGAGCGGGCCAACGAGCAGCGGGTGCTGGAGCTGACGGCCCACAACGAGCAGCTGCGGGAGGAGATCCGGCGGCTCAGCGCTGAGGTGGAGCGTACGAGGGCGGCCCTCATCGACCGCATCGTCAACC encodes:
- the DDIT3 gene encoding DNA damage-inducible transcript 3 protein, with protein sequence MAAEGLPAGTPAGTLPSWELEAWYQDLQEVLAAAEPSGPSTPWGAEQAPLWGTEGAAGAGPEGCELDAALAAELLELLGPESTAGTQPAGPPGSASSSSPPPRPAAEEDEAGAGTGRGVKRKRCGGPAASRELAKSRERANEQRVLELTAHNEQLREEIRRLSAEVERTRAALIDRIVNLRRN
- the MBD6 gene encoding methyl-CpG-binding domain protein 6 isoform X2, with product MSSGDGGTRTDRPASPSAGPVPVGWQRKVEEGSVCYISPSGAALTSLEQTCAYLLADGTCKCGLECPLDMHKVFNFDPGAAVAGRGAPGAQGQQDMTKLCNHRRKTAAMATLYHSMEGPPGLCRPGTGPGLTPLLSAEGHPPTVPSTGTPLPGALGSFPRVPLGTKTPEATSTPTGTWLVASPFLQPHGIVPGAAGTPDACSPTSPCFGLPLPPPDAATPPRSPVAQSQCPPGRTSNWAGPSPGATGEGPGPSLSATAGAPQVGEVDSPVSDALTSPSSNNPPVPLDAVPEGGGFLGLPPTSPPFSASSLLSSAAEAQLGSPHLTPAPSTLPPCPLPPATLLSLLAECAPGRGARWRPDPPEPAAPRVPPEPKGTPPAVIGQPLVALLSLLGAQGYPGEGGPGGSNLPLGPLPATNGSPCPGTGLLPPGRDVSGQLLGLFGQLAASSEPTSGTSPRSKASGLTGGPALGQHPPACGGDPEGPSLPSLLAASLLPLPLGVSLPALDLLPSPGTLLSALLPLSPAPRQRSPEGCPALPDRAPFFSALPASLALHPALLAAGLGPPEPAPAAPPSSLASPSVAPTSSGALPATTEPPGEEGRAPASPTGALEPLNLLAPALLSATLLGNVPALSPLLQNQPLLPPLGLSLSPGSPLGTAGPLASLLQSLQLGPRFGSPEKSATLLGPSAGGSPSPPAPPAPPEGTPSALELPEPHPAEPGSPRASGGARGCPTSRLPRKRGRRWAEGLDRETPSLCGPPSSKTPRRGAGRGGWSTRRHFNGQVGDKGGKGLPPAAPPAPHPAWRCNGNILAAEQQLRVEEIKGNSLHLRPSCRGWRRKASTPRPSTRLETPQRRGLSTSPGAGPAADLAVARWPGRPVKNRRRKLLT
- the MBD6 gene encoding methyl-CpG-binding domain protein 6 isoform X3, whose protein sequence is MSSGDGGTRTDRPASPSAGPVPVGWQRKVEEGSVCYISPSGAALTSLEQTCAYLLADGTCKCGLECPLDMHKVFNFDPGAAVAGRGAPGAQGQQDMTKLCNHRRKTAAMATLYHSMEGPPGLCRPGTGPGLTPLLSAEGHPPTVPSTGTPLPGALGSFPRVPLGTKTPEATSTPTGTWLVASPFLQPHGIVPGAAGTPDACSPTSPCFGLPLPPPDAATPPRSPVAQSQCPPGRTSNWAGPSPGATGEGPGPSLSATAGAPQVGEVDSPVSDALTSPSSNNPPVPLDAVPEGGGFLGLPPTSPPFSASSLLSSAAEAQLGSPHLTPAPSTLPPCPLPPATLLSLLAECAPGRGARWRPDPPEPAAPRVPPEPKGTPPAVIGQPLVALLSLLGAQGYPGEGGPGGSNLPLGPLPATNGSPCPGTGLLPPGRDVSGQLLGLFGQLAASSEPTSGTSPRSKASGLTGGPGAAASPGVPKGAVAPGAGSNREGGAGGAPGCPLPPATKPVALAGQEQALALGGSLPPGLLLATLPFSLALGQHPPACGGDPEGPSLPSLLAASLLPLPLGVSLPALDLLPSPGTLLSALLPLSPAPRQRSPEGCPALPDRAPFFSALPASLALHPALLAAGLGPPEPAPAAPPSSLASPSVAPTSSGALPATTEPPGEEGRAPASPTGALEPLNLLAPALLSATLLGNVPALSPLLQNQPLLPPLGLSLSPGSPLGTAGPLASLLQSLQVRLPREVSDTVGSQCWRLPQPPCTSCPPRGHPKCLRAP
- the MBD6 gene encoding methyl-CpG-binding domain protein 6 isoform X1: MSSGDGGTRTDRPASPSAGPVPVGWQRKVEEGSVCYISPSGAALTSLEQTCAYLLADGTCKCGLECPLDMHKVFNFDPGAAVAGRGAPGAQGQQDMTKLCNHRRKTAAMATLYHSMEGPPGLCRPGTGPGLTPLLSAEGHPPTVPSTGTPLPGALGSFPRVPLGTKTPEATSTPTGTWLVASPFLQPHGIVPGAAGTPDACSPTSPCFGLPLPPPDAATPPRSPVAQSQCPPGRTSNWAGPSPGATGEGPGPSLSATAGAPQVGEVDSPVSDALTSPSSNNPPVPLDAVPEGGGFLGLPPTSPPFSASSLLSSAAEAQLGSPHLTPAPSTLPPCPLPPATLLSLLAECAPGRGARWRPDPPEPAAPRVPPEPKGTPPAVIGQPLVALLSLLGAQGYPGEGGPGGSNLPLGPLPATNGSPCPGTGLLPPGRDVSGQLLGLFGQLAASSEPTSGTSPRSKASGLTGGPGAAASPGVPKGAVAPGAGSNREGGAGGAPGCPLPPATKPVALAGQEQALALGGSLPPGLLLATLPFSLALGQHPPACGGDPEGPSLPSLLAASLLPLPLGVSLPALDLLPSPGTLLSALLPLSPAPRQRSPEGCPALPDRAPFFSALPASLALHPALLAAGLGPPEPAPAAPPSSLASPSVAPTSSGALPATTEPPGEEGRAPASPTGALEPLNLLAPALLSATLLGNVPALSPLLQNQPLLPPLGLSLSPGSPLGTAGPLASLLQSLQLGPRFGSPEKSATLLGPSAGGSPSPPAPPAPPEGTPSALELPEPHPAEPGSPRASGGARGCPTSRLPRKRGRRWAEGLDRETPSLCGPPSSKTPRRGAGRGGWSTRRHFNGQVGDKGGKGLPPAAPPAPHPAWRCNGNILAAEQQLRVEEIKGNSLHLRPSCRGWRRKASTPRPSTRLETPQRRGLSTSPGAGPAADLAVARWPGRPVKNRRRKLLT